The Zingiber officinale cultivar Zhangliang chromosome 10A, Zo_v1.1, whole genome shotgun sequence genome contains a region encoding:
- the LOC122028176 gene encoding RING-H2 finger protein ATL43-like, translating to MLIHRHRELSLLPRLLFSDEDTDASAAPSPFPSARSSPVAPFRPGIAVIVGVLTIIFSLTFLLLLYARHCKRSAATYGASRGGTAGGFPSSSASERRHSGVERAVVESLPVFRFGALRGQKAGLECAVCLSRFEPAEALRLLPKCRHGFHVECVDTWLDAHSTCPLCRVRVDPEDVLLVPRTGPLEPDPRGGVGEKVEGKGGGNATLAAPQNPSGRRISGRHSSAGERSSDPLQIVVHRNEPAPWRWRRSLDVPAQAPAAASTASAAMPKVRKDSLLPTETVEDREAFERRHSHRIVVSDLDRYLDRWSDLRPTDLLFLRREMIITDSGRFSASKAARALSSSAHPATTSSRCASEISRVRRMSSGREGSLAGRGTARTEADEERTLRRWLGFAGVRVAKASRWTERRESGNDGEGPETAV from the coding sequence ATGTTGATCCACCGCCACCGCGAATTGAGCCTCCTCCCCCGCCTCCTCTTTTCCGACGAAGACACCGACGCTAGCGCCGCTCCGAGCCCCTTCCCCTCCGCTCGCTCCTCCCCCGTCGCGCCATTCCGCCCCGGCATAGCTGTCATCGTTGGCGTCCTGACCATCATCTTCTCACtgaccttcctcctcctcctctacgCCCGGCACTGCAAACGCAGCGCCGCCACCTACGGAGCTAGCCGCGGAGGGACTGCCGGCGGGTTCCCGTCTTCCTCTGCTTCCGAGCGCCGCCATTCCGGCGTCGAGCGGGCGGTGGTGGAGTCGCTCCCAGTCTTCCGGTTCGGGGCGCTGCGGGGGCAGAAGGCGGGGTTGGAGTGTGCAGTGTGCCTCAGCCGGTTCGAGCCGGCGGAAGCGCTCCGGCTTCTACCCAAATGTCGACATGGTTTCCATGTCGAATGCGTCGATACGTGGCTGGATGCCCACTCCACCTGTCCTCTCTGCCGCGTCCGTGTCGACCCGGAGGACGTCCTCCTCGTTCCCCGCACGGGGCCGCTAGAGCCAGATCCGCGCGGAGGGGTGGGCGAGAAAGTGGAGGGGAAGGGTGGTGGTAACGCGACTCTTGCGGCGCCGCAGAATCCTTCCGGCCGTAGGATCTCCGGGCGGCACTCATCCGCCGGGGAACGGTCGAGCGATCCGCTCCAGATAGTCGTCCACCGCAACGAGCCCGCCCCGTGGAGATGGAGGCGATCGCTGGATGTTCCCGCCCAAGCCCCAGCGGCCGCTTCGACGGCAAGCGCCGCGATGCCCAAGGTTCGCAAGGACTCGCTCCTGCCGACGGAGACAGTGGAGGACAGGGAAGCGTTCGAGCGGAGGCATAGCCACCGGATCGTGGTTTCGGACCTGGACCGCTATCTTGACCGATGGAGCGACCTCCGCCCGACGGATCTACTCTTCCTCCGTAGGGAGATGATCATCACGGATAGTGGGAGGTTCTCGGCCTCGAAGGCGGCACGCGCCCTCTCGTCCTCGGCGCACCCCGCGACAACTAGCTCCAGATGCGCGTCAGAGATTTCCAGGGTCCGCAGGATGTCGAGTGGCAGGGAAGGTTCGCTGGCGGGGCGAGGCACGGCGAGGACGGAGGCCGACGAGGAACGGACGCTGAGGCGGTGGCTAGGGTTCGCGGGGGTGCGGGTGGCAAAAGCGTCGCGGTGGACGGAGCGGCGAGAGAGCGGGAACGATGGCGAAGGACCCGAAACTGCTGTATGA